DNA sequence from the Papio anubis isolate 15944 chromosome 7, Panubis1.0, whole genome shotgun sequence genome:
gaaaaaaaaaaaaaaagatcgggGATGGTGCGTCATTCCTgcaacccagcactttgggaagctgaggggagaATCActggatcccaggagttcaaaaccatcatgggcaacacagggagatccatttctttttcttttcttttttttttttttttgggacaaagtctcactctgttgccaggctggagtgtgcagtggcacgatcttggtttactgcaacctcctcctcccaggttcaagaaattctcctgccccagcctccttagtagctgggattacaggcacgcaccaccacacccagctaatttttgtgtttttagtagagacggtgtttcaccatgttggccaggatggtcttgatctcttgacctcgtgatctacccgcgtcagcctcccaaagtgctgggattacaagtgtgagccactgcacctggacacgGAGAtccctttctacaaaaaatttaaaaattaggtgggtgtggtggtgtgtgcttgtaatcccagctacctgggaggctaagatgggaggatcacttgactccagaAAGTAGAGAGGCTaaaatgagctgtgattgtgccactgcactccagcctgggccacagagcaagaccttgtctcaaataataatgataataataataataataaacaaaataagttaACAAATTTCAAAATACCTGATTTCTGTTGAATTTGAAATTGTGATGTGTTCATTGCTATACTGATAATTCTTCAATGTCTCTTCTGTTACAGGTAGAATTGGGCTATTTGCTGAAGCTTCTTCGTAGCCCTTGGTAGCCCAGGAAGAAacttacattttgatttttttgtaccATGGCTTTGTTTCACAAAGTGCTGCGTGGTACTTATATTCTCAGAAAATGCTCTAAGCCAACTTCTGCCTTGCATCCATTTTTGGGTATTCGCTTTGCAGACTATTCCAGTAGTCTTCAGAAACCAGTGGCTTCTCCTGGCAAAGCCTCCTCACAGAGGAAGACTGAAGGGGGTTTGCAAGGACATCACCAGAAAGAAGTTGCTTTGGATATAACTTGTCCTGAGGAGAAACCTGATGTTAGTTTCGATAAAGCAATTAGAGATGAAGCAATGGACCATTTTAGGCGTTTGAAGGATGAAATTGTGAATCATTGGAAGGGACCGGAAGGCCGCCCTCTGCAAGAGGCCTTGCTGGAACAAGCCAAGGTTGTCTGGCAGTTCCGCGGGAAAGAAGATTTGGATAAGTGGAGAGTGACTTCTGATAAGACGATTGGAGGCAGAAGTGAAGTGTTTTTGAAAATGGGCAAGAATAACCAAAGTGCACTGCTCTATGGAACTCTGAGCTCTGAGGCACCTCAGGATGGGGAGTCTGCCCACAGTGGGTACTGTGCAATGATATCCAGGATTCCAAGGGTAGGTGAGGCCCAGGCGGCATCATTTTCTAGTGAACAGGGGTGAACTTCATTGTAGCATAAACTATAGAAGATAGCTTTTGTTTCTATAAATGAAAACACCTGCCATGTTATATTTGGCGCCTCACCTGTGTTTGGAGATAAGTATTGGCACAAGTGTAAAgtggaagcacaagggggaagtgGTTTCTGAGGAGGAGCAGTTACTTGTTTCTGGGCATTGCTTTGGGCCAGGAACCAGCATTGTTATGTTTCAGGAATCCTGAGCGGTTAGACATCTGAAAGATTTTTGGAGAGATTTTCATCTCCTCTAACAAAGACCACAGCCTCTGTAATGGCCGGGGGTTTTATAGAGTTGATGTAGGGTCAGcctgtggctttcttttttttttttgaaacggagtcttgctctgtcacccaggctggagtgcagtggcatgatcttggctcattgcaacttctgccctccaggttcaagtgattcttctgcctcagcctcctgagttgctgggactactggtgcatgccaccatgcctggctcattttttgtatttttagtacagacagggtttcaccatgttggccaggctggtcttgaactcctgacctcaggtgatccacgccccccccgcttggcctcccagagtgctgggattacaggtgtgagccactgtgcctggcccaaatattcattttggaataatgaaaatagtagataacatttattaagcGTGACGTGGCAGTccttgtgctaagcactttatattatcccatttattcctcacaacagTCTCCTGAGGTAAGATCATCCCAggtttatggatgaggaaacagagttGGATAGAtttagtaacttgtccaaagttacacggataataaatattagtttatatCTAGACATTGGTGTTCTCAACATCAGAGTACCCTTGAGATTGCTATAACTAAATGCCTTTGGAAATGAACTAAATTCCACTTTTGAAGAGAGAGGCAGTATAGATAGTTGTTAAGCACACAGATTTTGGAGTTAAACAGCATTGGATATACCACTTATTAGCTGAGTGCTTAGTTTGTTTATCTGTAAAACGGGGTAAGATGCTAATAACCTATCATAgcactgttgtgaggattaaattatgCATGCAAATTATTTAATGCACATATTCAATGGATGCTAGCCACTGTTGttaaatatcacttttaaaaCTTAAGCTCTTTTCTCTATAGTTTTCTGACTTGTGGAAAGGCAGTTGTCATAAAATAGGCCACTCAGAAATCACCGCTCCttgtccgggcgcggtggctcatgcctgtaatcccagcactttgggaggccgaggcgggtggatcacctgaggtcgggagttcgagaccagcctgaccaacatggagaaaccccgtttctactaaaaatacaaaaaattagctgggcatggtggtgcatgcctgtaattccagctactcgggaggctgcggcagaattacttgaactcgggaggcagaggttgcggtaagctgagatcgtgccattgcactccagcctgggtaacaagagcgaaacttcgtctcaaaaaaagaaaaagagaaaaaagtcattGCTCCATAGGACCAGGTAGAGGAAATACATTCATTTCCATTCAGTGAACACAGGTGAGTGCCTACCCCATGTAAACACTGTCCTGGGCCAGTTATGTGTTCAACATTACCTTAGAAACATATAACTATGTCAGTATTTTGTGCTAAAATAATAATCACTGGGTTTATCTGCCTTCTTATGGGGCAGAAAGTCAGAAATATGGTTAGTGAATCCTGTTGATGATGCTGACTTGGTGATGACTCACATTTTGCTGATAGTGGAGAAGGAGGTGCAATTAACTTTCCTTTCAATATCGTAGGGTGCTTTTGAGAGGAAGTTGTCTTATGATTGGTCGCAGTTCAATACTCTGTATCTCCGTGTACGTGGGGATGGTCGGCCTTGGATGGTGAATATCAAGGAGGACACAGATTTCCTCCAGAGGACGAATCAGATGTATAGTTACTTCATGTTCACCCGTGGTGGACCCTACTGGCAGGAGGTCAAGGTACAGCATAAGTCTtcattgtttataaaaatgaggtcttggccgggcatggtggctcacgcctataatcccagcaatttaggaggccgaggcaggtggatcacctgaggtcgggagtttgacatcagcctgaccaacatggagaaaccctgtctctactgaaaaaaatacaaaattagctgggcgtggtggcacatgcctgtaatcccagctacttgggaggctgaggcaggagaattgcttgaacccgggaggcggaggtttcggtgagccaagattttgccattgtactccagcctgggcaacaagagccaaactctgtctcaaaaaaaaaaaaaaaaaaaaaaagttggtgtcctaggccaggtgtggtggctcatgtctataatcccagcaatttgggaggccaaggtgggtgaatcatctgagatcaggagttcgagaccagcctggctaacatggcaaaaccctgtgtctactaaaaatacaaaaattagaggccaggcgccatggcgcacgcctgtaatcccagcactttgggaggccgaggtgggcagatcacgaggtcaagagattgagaccatcctggccaacatggtgaaactctgtctctactaaaaatacaaaaattagttgggtatggtggcgtgcgcctgtagtcccagcaactcagaaggctgaggcaggagaattgcttgaacctgcgaggcgaggttgcagtgagccgagatggtgccactgcactccagcctagcaacagagcgagactccatctcaaaaaaaataaaaataaaaaaaggtcgggcgtagtggctcacgcctgtaatcctagcacttttgcaggctgaggcaggcagatcacgaggtcaggagatcgagaccatcctggctaacccagtgaaaccctgtctgtactaaaaatacaaaaactagtcaagtGGTGGCAGGCCAGTAGTCCCAgcctgctgggaggctgaggcaggagagtgacgtgaaacccgggaggcagagcttgaatgagctgagatctagccactgcacctccagctctgggcgacagagcagactccggctcaaaattagccgggcatgaggccatgcctgtaatcccagctggtcagaggggctggaggcaggaggatctctggcctcatggagcttgcagtgagctgagtgagattgcgccactgcactccagcctgggcaacagagtgagactccgtctcaaaaaaaaaaaaaaaaaaatctcacaaagcCCCCCCATTTTGTTTTGCTATAAGCATACTTGAGGGTCATCCTGAATTCTTCTCCTTCACCCCACATCCAGTCTATTAGCGAGTCCCGTCACCTCTGCTTGCAAAATACACTCAGCAgctgacctttcttttttttttttttttttttttttttttgagacggagtctcgccttctgtccccaggctggagtgcgtggccggatctcgctcactgcagccctcccggctttacgccattctccgcctctgaagcctcccagtagctgggactacaggcgctcggccacctcgcctcgggctagtttttgtatttttagtagagacgggtttccaccgttagccagggtggtctcgatctcctgaccctgtggatccgcctgcctcgggcctcccaaagtgctgggattacaggcttgagccaccgcctggccTAGCAGCTGACTCCTTCTAGCCATCTCTTCTACTCCCACCCTGGTCCAGGTGATTGGATTATTGCAGCAGCTTCATTATTGATTTCCCTGTTTGTCTCTTGCCCCACTAAAATCCTGGctccacagcagccagagtgatctttctgaAACATAGTTCGGATGACATCATTTACATGCTTCTAAGCATGTAAATGTACCTCCTAAGCATGTAACCTGTCTGTGTTAGTCTGTTGTTGTGCtgctactatgaagaaatacctgagactgggtaatttataaaggaaagcggtttaattgactcacagttctgcagggctggggaggccttaggtaacttacaatcatggcagaaggggaagtaaacacatccttcttcacatgatggcaggaaagagaatgagctGAGTGAGGGGGtaaatccccttataaaaccatcagatcttgtgagaactcactatcaccaggACAGTATCGGGGAAACGGCCCCCATGGTTCAGTTAACTtcacctggtccctcccttgacacaccgggattattacaattcaagatgagattttgggtgggaacacagccaaaccatatcaggaccCTTCAGTGGTTTGAATAAACCATCACAATTTGAATAAAGTCCAGGCCGGGCTAGGTGGTTCATACTtttaatctgagcactttgggaggctgagacgggcagatcacttgaggtcaggagtttgaggccagcctggcctacatggtgaaatcttgtgtctactaaaaatacaaaaaattagctgcaggtggtggcacacgcctgtagtctcagctcctcaggaggctgcggcaggagaatcgcttgaacctgagaggtggaagttgcagtgagtcaagatcgtgccactgcactccagcctgggcgacagagagagactccatctcaaaaaaaaaacaaaaaacaaaaagacttaa
Encoded proteins:
- the NDUFAF1 gene encoding complex I intermediate-associated protein 30, mitochondrial isoform X1, with the protein product MALFHKVLRGTYILRKCSKPTSALHPFLGIRFADYSSSLQKPVASPGKASSQRKTEGGLQGHHQKEVALDITCPEEKPDVSFDKAIRDEAMDHFRRLKDEIVNHWKGPEGRPLQEALLEQAKVVWQFRGKEDLDKWRVTSDKTIGGRSEVFLKMGKNNQSALLYGTLSSEAPQDGESAHSGYCAMISRIPRGAFERKLSYDWSQFNTLYLRVRGDGRPWMVNIKEDTDFLQRTNQMYSYFMFTRGGPYWQEVKIPFSKFFFSNRGRIRDVQHELLLDKISSIGFTLADKVDGPFFLEIDFIGVFTDPAHTEEFAYENSPELNPRLFK
- the NDUFAF1 gene encoding complex I intermediate-associated protein 30, mitochondrial isoform X2; translation: MALFHKVLRGTYILRKCSKPTSALHPFLGIRFADYSSSLQKPVASPGKASSQRKTEGGLQGHHQKEVALDITCPEEKPDVSFDKAIRDEAMDHFRRLKDEIVNHWKGPEGRPLQEALLEQAKVVWQFRGKEDLDKWRVTSDKTIGGRSEVFLKMGKNNQSALLYGTLSSEAPQDGESAHSGYCAMISRIPRIPFSKFFFSNRGRIRDVQHELLLDKISSIGFTLADKVDGPFFLEIDFIGVFTDPAHTEEFAYENSPELNPRLFK